The genomic DNA ttttgtattctatgagattttttttacaatgagcatatattacttttataattagaaaaatatctactttatatttttaataaatacttagtaaaaattaattataattttgctCAGAATGCTACAAGTAAGATATTCTCAAATGATCCTTTGTATGATAAAGTGCTCCTAGGAAAGgtctggttattttttaaatgtctaaatcTGAGCAGACACTTTCAAACATCTGGTGACTAAATGGGTATGCAGGCCATAATTAACTGTATTTGGTTTGATTGTTATCCCTTTCTACTGCATAAGATTATAAAtccagaagaaaattttttaaataacctgcATTTTGGCAACAACACCCATTATTTTATTCACAAACATAGAGAGGAATGTTACTATGAATAGCAATGCAGCAAGAATTTACTCTTTCTCTTCACTTTGGGCATTGCAAAATACCTAAGTGCTTCACCGAGacagaaaaataagacatattcCTTGTGCTCAAGAAGGTTGCATTCTAGTTGGTAAGAGAGAACAAATACATGTCAAATAACAGCAATAATTATTTCCTTGAAATATCTAAAACATCCTAATTTCTCACATGCTGGCACCCCTGATGCCTTAATTCAGGTAAAATATGGAAAAGGACTCTAAAGAGCCTTCTTGGATGAAACTTCATCTGGGCCATCAAAAGTGGGTAGCACTTGGATACACATGGAAGGGAGGAGAATAATACATTCCAGGTGAGGTTTGACAGGGACAATTCAGGTTATGCCTGTTATTTTAGTGTAATTATTAATAGTGCTGTTTTTCACTTTCCAAAATGCTACAATTTTGACAAGAAATTATATGAACACCCTAAGTAGAgggcatctatgttcattaaatTGAGTCGATCTGTTCAATAGATAATGATTACTATCAGCATCAAAAAGAGAATGTTTGTTCATTCAGATTATTTGTTCTCTCACTGGGTGTGAATTTAACGTaaagggtaattttttttaatttttttactgtcATTGCAGAATAATACCCAATTAGAGACATAGACTACAAATCAGAGCACtttttgcatattattttctttttttactgtagAGCTATCAAGATACTACAGTAGATACTAGTAAGGCTCCTAAAGCTTCATGGTAAAAAGCATATCTAGAGTTTATAGGATGAATAAGGGTCTCCAATGACTTGGGAAAAATAATTATGTGGATTTTCTAGGATTCTCCAGGACAAGGATTGAGATAGGGTTTCttctccagttttcttctttttttcttttttttttttttattacataaattaaCCCATTTATTATAGGCCAGTGATGTCTCAAAGAGTAGAGGAGCGCCTACTGGTCTTTCAATTCCTTCAGTCGTCTGATGGCGGACTTTACCGTGACAGCGGAAGTGGTATTGTACGTCCAGGCACCGCCAGCCACTGTCTTCATGCAGGAACCACAGTGCCAGATGCCCACAGCTCGTCTCTTCATCTTGGTTTTGCCACAGAAAGAGCAAGTGTACTTGGCATGCTGGctgatttcaattttcttcacCATTTTCCGGAGGGAGGCCCCATAGCAGGTCCCGTATTTACCGACGATCCCAACCTTCTTGGTACGTTTGGCCATGTTACCGGTCCGAGCCCAGAACTCTTCTccagttttcttctaagaaacaGAGTGTAAGCCTCACAGAATTAAATGATTTGTTTGTCTAAAATCAACTAAGATTTTGAGAAAGTGCTGCTCTTTTCCTGGTCATCATATCAAGGCTCAGCTGGGCATCCACATTTTTCAGTATAATGTGAAACTCAAAGCACTAATTCAACCATCTTTTAGAATTCTTGTAATCATGAGAAAAGTACAATTTGTTACAGAGAGTACACTGGTAaccataaaatatgaaattttaattttggtcAGGCCAAATTTAACAATAACTTCAGTCAACCAAATATGTTGCAGAAGATTTTAGGCCATGATcactttgattaaaatatttctataatttcacTTTGTGCAAAGTGAAATTAAAAGGCCCTTAAAACATCCAAGTTGAAATACCTACTAATAAAAATGTTGCTTCAAAGTAGTACTTTATTTATAAACTTATAAGCTATAAACATAAGCAGAAAATCTTGAccaaaaggaggaaaataatcTATTAACAAACAGGCCATTTACAGTTGcaagatatgattttttttaagaagagccATTTTTAGAAAGATCCTTATTGCCTAGCATCCATTACTTAGCATGTCATAGGTTTTTATCATGATCTGACTATTGGCAGTAGACCTCAAACATAAGAGAGTTAAAATGACCAAATTGATGTTCAGGGCAATTCCACTAAACTCTGGCAAAAGACAACAGTAATAATATTTGGCATAAAATCCTACCATTTTCCCAGACACTGCTGGGAGTGCATCAATTAACTTTAAGaattcataaacttttaaaaaatttttattctaaattttgctttcattttcattccatCTGTATTATTCCTCTAATaatgtatgaaaagaaaaaccattaacCTAATTATTTCAGCTCCTATTCAAGAGCTCCTATTCAAACCTACTACACtaacagaaaacaaagataaaactaGCTCTTAATAATAAAGAGTTTTAACTCAAATGGGTCCATGCAAAAAGCTCAAAAAGACATTTTACTgagtttaaataaaattctgttcAGCTTCTTCCCAAAACTGATTGGATTTTTCAGTAATAGATTTTATCATTTCCTCTGAATTTGTTAGCtgtaattttgataattttgggGGCATTTTAAAGTCATCTTAATTACCAGTAACTAGGTGGCTTAAATTGATTCTTTTGGGATTCTCTAAAATTGGTTTCACAAATGTTCAGGTAATAAATAGTGATGAATTTCTCcttatggagaaagaaaaaatgagaaagatgttCAATAATACGAATCAGATGTTTTTTATCAAAACAATATGGTCAACACTGAAAGAATGATGATTTTTTTGATGAAATCAAgggaaatcttatttttaattcccaTAAGGAAGCAAACCAGAGGCTTAGGCAGATAAAGATAGCTAATAACACAAGTTTGGCATCCAGTGGATAGCCACCTTTTGAACGCAAAATGCAAATAAGTATCACCAGAAGAAACAAAAGTGGGTAAAAAAGGTTGTATTCAGGGATTTGGCATCTAGGAATATATACTCTAATGTAAAATGAACTCTGACTAACATTTTCAGTTGGACTGAAGAATATGACAAAGTCAAAAAAGAACAAGGGTAATGctgaaaatatacacaaaagcaATTCAAATTCAGTGGCCTGAGGTGAACTTGCCTGCGTTAAATTTTTGAAAGTTGTTTACAATTCAGCACATGTTAAAACCTGAAGCTTGAAATAGTATTCATGTTCTGTGTGCAAATAACCAAACTTCAAGTATTTCGATGAGTTGTCCACATGACACACAACTAATTTGAACTGTTTAGACACTTTTAGTGATTACGGTCATCTAAAATTCATTCTATACCCCCTATTAAAATCTCTACTTGTTCTCAGTTGCAAAAATAATTCTTCCCAGTATCTGTCCTAACTAAGAACAAGGAGTCAGCAAGCATACAGAGAAAACAGGGCCAAATTATTACCACACCCTATTAAATGCAAGTTTTAATCCCCAACCCAGAGGAAGAAGACAGTAATTTCTagcatataaaagaaaaattatatatagccCAAGACTATTAAATACAAAGTCatgtcaaaacatctcatgtaccccacaaatacatacacctactatgtatccacaaaaattaaaaataaaaagtatttttaaataagtgtatTAGCTAGTAAAAGAGGTCAAACTACTCAATTTATAAATTAGAGTAAATAACACCTAATGGATAATGAACACCATTTTTAGATAAACATTAGGCTGCGGAAGAATGCCACACTTGTAAATGGGAAAGTTTATATTTTGGCTAATCTGAAAATTGGAGGCTATAGGAAGCATAGATTGACAGCCTCATTTGAAGGGATTTCTGACTGCCAAAAATCAGGAATGGAAACCCAGAGTCTAAGGAATGTGAAAGCATAAGAAAgtgagagattgagagagactgaaagaaaaagagagatgaaaagagagagagaaattgagaaagaaaaagagcgcttgagaggagagagaaagataatcACCAACTCGCTCCTGATCCCCCACCAACTTCTAACCCCCATTCCCCTGGCCTTAacactagatttttaaaagtagatgagAACcatacttaacattttaaaagcctcCTTTTAAATTTAAgccaattttattaaaaattttaagtgaccTTTAGTAAGCAGGTCATGCTACAGCTGTGATTTTATGCCAGAACAAAAAGTACATGTTTAGATGACTGCTGATGTTAATAGAGGAATGAATCTTCTCACCACTCCTTTATTCAATGGTTCTCTCACTGTAATATTTTTTCTCAGCTTCTGATTCCTTTGttttaaatctaataaaatgtaaacGAGATGTAAGAGCAGTGCCCTGGGAAAGCAAACATGAATATTCCACTTCCTAATTTACCCTCACTGCTCTCTCATCAGACTATTTGTTGATTCCACGTCCATTGCTCAATAACACATCAACTTGGCATCTAAATTATTTTCTAGGCTTGTTACTACATTTTGCTTCCCATATGAACATTACAGAAACCccaaaatattcatttgtttagtGAGTTGAAGAAAAATTCTCTTACACTGGAGTTGGGTGTTCAGCCtaactctgtttttgtttgcttccAGAAGTCATAGTGTTTTCAAAATTGAATACATAAATGGGAGCCTGATGAACAGTGCTGCCTCgccttaaagaactttcaactgtAAATTATGTGATGGTTCAAACACAGGTAAGAAAATAAGAGGTTTGCTTAACTGTCTAAACACTTGCTTTCTGGTTTTGCTGCTTTATCCTATAACTGGGACTCCTGTTGTAATTTCACACACATGGTGGATTTCACACACCCATCTTCCTTTGAGCTGTTGTTTAGGCTGCTTCTTTCTTAGAGGCATTGTTTATGTTTCTTCCCCAACCTCAAACACCCAGAAGAGTCTCCACTTCATATAATGATGTTCTGTTCTGTCTACCTCCAGAGCCACCTCAAGGTTCCCCTATCTGTGAGGTCTTCTTTGTTCACTCTCAATCATCCCAAGTTCTCCCTTCTCTAAATATATATGGAATTGGCAGGCATCCTCATGTAGTTTTACCCCAATTTAACACTGATATGTTATTCTGTAAATTTCCCTGTCTCCTACCTACCTATAATTGTAAGCTGTATGAAGGTTAAGGCAGTTTTATATCACAAGCCTGTGTGCAGTGACAAGGGCATGGGAGTTTAACAAACACTTGCTGGCAGAGAGACTGATAAccccacttttctttttccagactAGAAAGTGGGGAAAATATAGGGAGAAGACTTGTCTTTGGAACCGGTGGTCCTTTGTTATCTGATTTCACAAAGGATCacaatgtaaaaaatacattctgCCTCAGGGGAAACATGGGACAAATATGGCCTCTTTGACATTTGTTGCATCCCTCAAATTGGCAGCCCCCCTGAATTAACAGTAACAAGAACTTGCCAAAATGATACAGGGAATGGATAGAGTAAAAATCTATTCCCTCGCATAGAAGTGTAGCAATTTCTGGTTCCAAAAAGATGgcccaaatgggagaaaatgttttccaaagataTTTTGTGCTTCAGTATGAGCAGCAAGTAGCCTGGGACTTGGCATACGGACAACTGTGGCAAGTATCTCAAAGTCTCAACATTTAAGGAGAACCTTTTCCTTGTGATATGCTGAATTGTCACTTTCAACCTGAAGAAGGTCACATCACACATTAACAGCTCAGTCAAGTTAGCAGATGATAAAATAAAGTTGGTCATACAGATATTGCAAaacttcagagaagaaaaaattttttataagcatgtatttaaattatgtaaaaaaaaatgctggtacgtacattataaatatttccaCAAGCTATCTTTGGAGTATTTCAGCAAGACATACATTCCGCATGTTTGAATAGAtgcaggaggaggaaaaaaggcaATATTCTCCTTGTTTAAATGCTTTTGTGCTAAAGAGTTTTAACAGCCTCCAGGGAAGGAAGCATAGAAACTACTAAAGCAAATTCTAAGCATGTCCATGTTGTTTCTGCTCAGCTGCATTTACTTATCAAGCATCTCATCATcacttgctttctcttcttttgtctttatGTGTTTTCTccccatgaaaaaaaaaatatcatttaaaaaataacaaacatccATAGTTTTTCTACATTGCTTGACAG from Saimiri boliviensis isolate mSaiBol1 chromosome X, mSaiBol1.pri, whole genome shotgun sequence includes the following:
- the LOC101032881 gene encoding large ribosomal subunit protein eL43-like; the encoded protein is MAKRTKKVGIVGKYGTCYGASLRKMVKKIEISQHAKYTCSFCGKTKMKRRAVGIWHCGSCMKTVAGGAWTYNTTSAVTVKSAIRRLKELKDQ